A window of Synechococcus sp. MEDNS5 contains these coding sequences:
- a CDS encoding ABC transporter permease, whose amino-acid sequence MASNLPIAETVGMALTTLRANRLRSLLTMLGIVIGNASVITLVGVGRGAQNLAESQLSTLGANVLFVVPGSNDTRRQGVAFPKTLVLEDAEAIAEQVPSVKRVAPQINANEVVQAGARSSTAAIFGITPEFLPVRSFEISRGRFITEQDVKAARTVVVIGPDLRDKLFPSGSSIGQSLRIRDQSFTVIGVMAPKGAVFGSNQDENAYIPLSTMVSRLTGRDPTYGISLSFISAEALSEQSTGAAKFQISNLLRQRHKILRNDDFAVRSQQDALTIVGTITGGLTLMLGAIGGVSLLVGGIGIMNIMLVSVSERTEEIGLRKALGARSSDVLRQFLVESLVLASLGGVIGTAAGYGAIALVAAFTPLPAAIGASTVLVTVGLSGSIGLFFGVVPARRAARLDPITALRSL is encoded by the coding sequence ATGGCGAGCAACCTGCCTATCGCCGAAACCGTCGGGATGGCTCTCACCACACTGAGAGCCAATCGCCTGCGAAGCCTGCTCACCATGCTTGGGATCGTGATCGGCAATGCGTCCGTGATCACCCTCGTGGGAGTGGGACGCGGTGCTCAGAATCTTGCGGAGAGCCAACTCAGCACCCTTGGCGCCAATGTGCTGTTCGTTGTGCCCGGCAGCAACGACACCCGCAGGCAAGGTGTGGCATTTCCGAAGACGCTCGTTCTTGAAGATGCTGAAGCGATTGCGGAGCAGGTCCCGAGCGTGAAGCGGGTGGCACCACAGATCAATGCCAATGAAGTTGTTCAGGCTGGAGCGAGAAGCAGCACAGCGGCGATCTTCGGGATCACACCGGAATTTCTTCCCGTAAGAAGTTTCGAGATCTCCAGAGGTCGTTTTATCACAGAACAGGACGTGAAAGCCGCGCGCACCGTTGTGGTGATTGGCCCTGATCTGCGTGACAAGCTCTTTCCCAGCGGCAGTTCCATCGGACAAAGCCTGCGGATCCGTGACCAGAGTTTCACGGTGATTGGGGTGATGGCACCGAAGGGAGCAGTCTTCGGCTCCAATCAAGATGAAAACGCTTACATCCCTCTCTCCACCATGGTGAGCAGGCTGACCGGCCGCGATCCCACCTATGGCATCAGTTTGAGTTTCATCAGTGCTGAAGCCCTCTCTGAACAGAGCACCGGGGCTGCAAAGTTCCAAATCTCCAACCTTCTTCGCCAACGGCACAAGATCCTTCGCAACGATGATTTCGCGGTGCGTTCCCAACAGGATGCCCTCACGATCGTTGGCACCATCACTGGTGGCCTCACACTGATGTTGGGTGCGATCGGTGGCGTTTCGCTCTTGGTCGGCGGAATCGGAATTATGAACATCATGTTGGTGTCAGTCAGCGAGCGCACCGAGGAGATCGGTCTGAGAAAGGCACTCGGAGCCAGGAGTTCCGATGTTCTTCGTCAGTTTCTTGTCGAGTCGCTTGTTCTGGCCAGCCTCGGCGGCGTGATCGGAACAGCCGCTGGATACGGAGCCATCGCCTTGGTTGCTGCGTTCACTCCCCTACCGGCCGCGATCGGAGCCTCCACAGTCCTGGTCACTGTGGGGTTGTCAGGCTCCATCGGCCTGTTTTTCGGTGTGGTTCCTGCCAGGCGAGCAGCACGACTTGATCCGATCACGGCATTGCGCAGTCTTTAG